The following are encoded together in the Thalassomonas haliotis genome:
- a CDS encoding DNA-3-methyladenine glycosylase I, producing MSHSTLCRCPWLDTSKPDYVQYHDEEWGVPVYDDDKLFEFLTLESAQAGLSWYSILKRRQGYRQAFADFNVQAVAKFNQQQIEDLMLNDKIIRNRLKIQAAVNNAQRFLEIQKAFGSFSHYMWQFVNHKPKVNQFKALSDYPATSPESDAFSKDLKKRGFKFIGSTTCYAHMQACGMVNDHSMDCYRRKQILEI from the coding sequence ATGTCCCATTCCACGCTTTGTCGTTGCCCCTGGTTAGACACAAGTAAGCCCGACTATGTTCAATATCATGATGAAGAATGGGGAGTGCCTGTTTATGATGATGACAAATTATTTGAGTTCCTGACCCTGGAAAGCGCCCAGGCAGGACTAAGCTGGTACAGCATATTAAAAAGACGTCAGGGTTATCGCCAGGCCTTTGCCGATTTTAATGTCCAGGCGGTGGCCAAATTTAACCAGCAACAAATAGAAGACTTGATGCTAAACGATAAGATTATCAGAAATAGGTTAAAAATTCAGGCAGCGGTGAATAATGCACAAAGATTTCTTGAAATCCAAAAGGCATTCGGCAGTTTCAGCCACTATATGTGGCAATTTGTCAATCATAAACCCAAGGTCAACCAATTCAAGGCCTTATCCGACTACCCCGCTACCTCGCCAGAATCGGATGCCTTTAGTAAAGATTTAAAAAAACGTGGCTTTAAATTTATCGGCTCAACCACCTGTTATGCCCATATGCAGGCCTGCGGCATGGTCAATGATCACAGTATGGACTGTTACCGGCGAAAACAAATCCTGGAAATTTAA
- a CDS encoding Bax inhibitor-1/YccA family protein translates to MQSNMSLNAASQSSALEINKVLRNTYMLLSMTLAFSAVTAGVSMAMGLSHIAALVMTLVAFGLLFVVNKQADKASGIFWIFAFTGLMGASLGPMLNVYAAMPNGGSLIMQALGGTALIFFSLSAYALTSKKDFSFMGGFLMVGLIVAIIASIANIFFAIPALSLAISSAIILIMSGLILFDTSRIIHGGERNYIRATVSLYLNIYNIFTSLLHLLGALNDD, encoded by the coding sequence ATGCAATCAAATATGAGTTTAAATGCGGCAAGCCAAAGCTCAGCACTGGAAATTAACAAGGTATTACGTAATACCTACATGCTATTGTCGATGACACTGGCCTTCAGTGCGGTTACCGCAGGTGTTTCAATGGCAATGGGGTTATCTCATATTGCCGCGCTGGTAATGACCTTAGTGGCTTTTGGTTTATTGTTTGTCGTTAATAAACAGGCTGATAAAGCCAGCGGCATTTTCTGGATCTTCGCTTTCACCGGTTTGATGGGGGCTTCTTTAGGACCAATGCTGAATGTTTACGCGGCCATGCCTAACGGCGGTTCGTTAATCATGCAGGCACTTGGCGGCACAGCGTTAATTTTCTTCTCGCTGTCGGCTTATGCCTTAACCAGCAAAAAAGACTTCTCTTTCATGGGTGGCTTTTTAATGGTTGGTTTAATCGTTGCCATTATTGCGAGCATCGCCAACATCTTTTTCGCTATCCCGGCATTGTCTTTGGCAATCAGCTCAGCGATTATCCTTATCATGTCAGGTTTAATCTTGTTTGATACCAGCCGTATCATTCACGGCGGCGAGCGTAACTACATCCGCGCAACCGTATCACTTTACCTGAATATTTATAATATATTCACTAGTTTGCTGCACCTGTTAGGCGCACTGAACGACGACTGA
- the tusD gene encoding sulfurtransferase complex subunit TusD codes for MGQKLAVVITTPPYSNLTATALDYVESALKAGIELVGVFFYQNGVLNADSNISIASDEFQAIDKWQQLHQQYQLPLHLCVTAAEKHGLRDDITPTNIDPLFTISGLGELVELTDKADRVVQL; via the coding sequence GTGGGACAAAAACTTGCGGTTGTGATCACAACCCCGCCATACAGTAACCTGACAGCAACGGCGCTGGACTATGTCGAAAGCGCCCTTAAAGCCGGTATCGAACTTGTCGGTGTCTTTTTTTACCAGAACGGCGTATTAAACGCTGATAGCAATATCAGCATCGCCAGCGATGAATTTCAGGCAATAGACAAATGGCAGCAATTGCACCAGCAATATCAGCTGCCACTTCATCTGTGCGTTACCGCCGCCGAAAAGCATGGCTTACGCGATGACATCACACCAACAAATATCGACCCGCTGTTTACAATTTCAGGGCTCGGTGAATTGGTTGAGCTGACAGATAAGGCAGATCGAGTGGTACAATTATGA
- the tusC gene encoding sulfurtransferase complex subunit TusC, which translates to MTETNNKSVAIINSQAPFSSTAGKDALDIALIFGSYEQNIALFFLGDGVYQLIDRQNPALIHQKDYLKTFSAFEFYDIEQVYVCAQSLEDRGLTEQFHIKNITILEPMQFAQTLADFQVIFRF; encoded by the coding sequence ATGACAGAGACAAACAATAAATCTGTCGCCATTATCAACTCACAGGCGCCCTTCTCATCCACCGCGGGTAAAGATGCCCTGGATATTGCTTTGATATTTGGCTCTTATGAGCAAAATATCGCCCTGTTCTTTTTGGGAGACGGCGTCTATCAGCTTATCGACCGGCAAAACCCGGCATTAATTCACCAGAAAGATTACCTGAAAACCTTTTCGGCTTTTGAATTTTACGATATCGAACAGGTATATGTCTGCGCACAGTCCCTCGAAGACAGAGGGTTAACAGAGCAGTTTCATATTAAAAATATCACCATACTTGAACCGATGCAGTTTGCACAAACCCTGGCCGATTTTCAGGTCATATTCAGGTTTTAA
- the tusB gene encoding sulfurtransferase complex subunit TusB, with product MSILHLVRSSQFQSTDFSQCIGMLTAGDRLVLLDDACYNLHHPLLVQAQEKVLPEKITVVTSHAQARAVTLPETITGISMTELVHLTFDCDTVVTWQ from the coding sequence ATGTCCATTTTACATCTGGTGCGCAGTTCACAATTTCAAAGCACAGATTTTTCACAATGTATCGGGATGTTGACGGCCGGGGATCGCCTGGTATTACTCGATGATGCCTGTTATAACCTGCACCATCCTTTACTGGTACAGGCACAAGAGAAAGTATTGCCCGAAAAGATAACGGTTGTGACCAGCCACGCACAAGCCAGGGCTGTCACCTTACCCGAAACCATCACAGGAATTTCCATGACAGAACTTGTACACCTTACCTTTGACTGCGACACTGTGGTGACCTGGCAATGA
- a CDS encoding TusE/DsrC/DsvC family sulfur relay protein, with the protein MSIEFDNKTIATDKQGYLLEHQDWSEALAPVLAEQDGLELTPAHWEVIRFVREFYLTYNTSPAIRALTKAMKEQFGEEKANSLYLYRLFPEGPAKQATKYAGLPKPARCI; encoded by the coding sequence ATGAGCATAGAATTTGACAATAAAACCATCGCCACAGACAAACAGGGCTATTTGCTGGAACACCAGGACTGGAGCGAAGCTTTGGCGCCGGTATTGGCCGAGCAGGACGGGCTGGAATTAACACCGGCCCACTGGGAAGTGATCCGCTTCGTACGTGAGTTTTACTTAACCTACAATACTTCCCCGGCTATTCGCGCCCTGACCAAGGCGATGAAGGAACAATTCGGTGAGGAAAAGGCCAACAGCCTCTATTTGTACCGCTTATTTCCCGAAGGTCCGGCGAAACAGGCAACCAAATACGCAGGTTTACCCAAACCGGCACGTTGTATCTAG
- a CDS encoding GlxA family transcriptional regulator — MSNFDPYTSRRPSITFLSYNEKPSFSLGCAHELFTNNIANVADWYDSDVQLWTSCITGDSSAKQRLFERDSVLISDAILPLCVEEQPLLELIIDLYQSGKRLIAFGTGIDLLAKTGLLDGKTVATDPRYIDEQLEQYPAVNFNAEMLFSGEDNIYCAPSSVAALKLGIHLISLDFDQVTATKVAKILSVPAIQLKNPPKLTKSSNAKGIKRLLLAMEWAEKNLSKIDSLDQLANKAFMSRRSFDRQFRASFNQSPKEWLTAKRLSLAISYLEGGELCIEEIAGVSGFGSAVNFRNNFRNNMGISPTEYRSTFSSQMVKSA, encoded by the coding sequence ATGTCTAATTTTGATCCGTACACTAGCCGCAGACCCAGTATTACTTTCCTCTCTTATAACGAAAAGCCTTCGTTTAGCCTCGGGTGCGCTCATGAGCTTTTTACCAATAATATTGCCAATGTCGCCGATTGGTATGATTCTGATGTGCAATTGTGGACCTCCTGCATCACAGGTGACTCCAGTGCCAAGCAACGTTTGTTTGAACGTGATTCTGTGTTGATTTCCGATGCTATTTTGCCGCTATGTGTTGAAGAGCAACCTCTGCTGGAATTGATCATCGATTTGTATCAAAGCGGTAAAAGATTGATTGCTTTTGGTACAGGCATAGATTTACTGGCGAAGACAGGGCTGTTGGACGGGAAAACCGTTGCCACAGATCCCCGTTATATCGACGAACAGCTGGAGCAATATCCGGCAGTCAATTTTAATGCCGAGATGTTATTTAGCGGCGAGGACAATATCTATTGTGCGCCATCGTCCGTAGCGGCATTAAAGTTAGGCATTCATTTGATCAGCCTGGATTTTGATCAGGTCACGGCAACTAAGGTGGCAAAAATATTGTCGGTGCCGGCTATTCAACTTAAAAATCCACCGAAATTAACCAAATCCTCTAATGCCAAGGGCATCAAAAGGTTGCTGCTTGCCATGGAATGGGCGGAGAAAAATTTAAGTAAAATTGATAGCCTGGATCAACTGGCCAATAAAGCCTTTATGTCCCGAAGAAGTTTCGATCGTCAGTTCCGTGCTTCTTTTAACCAAAGCCCGAAGGAATGGCTGACGGCAAAACGCTTATCTTTGGCGATCAGTTATCTTGAAGGCGGCGAGCTTTGTATTGAAGAAATCGCTGGGGTATCCGGTTTTGGCAGTGCGGTTAATTTTCGCAATAACTTCCGCAACAACATGGGAATTTCACCCACGGAATACCGCTCGACATTTTCCAGTCAGATGGTGAAAAGCGCCTAA
- a CDS encoding glyceraldehyde-3-phosphate dehydrogenase, translating into MTSHLEEKYQTSWQERQTFAENMQPIIGQLFRNKGIEVSVYGRPLVNASAIDIIKAHKSVALHEESKLRLRESFPFVEALSKMQLSPARIDVGKLAYRYLFCGGANGLSIEQYLEKELADIVTGGKEQPEQDVVLYGFGRIGRLLARLLIERAGPSAKMNLRAIVIRPGKEDDLEKRASLLRRDSVHGAFNGSITIDKENNVIKANGAFIKVIYAKSPADIDYTEYGINNALVVDNTGIWSDREGLGQHLQSKGVSKVLLTAPAKDDIKNIVYGVNHEMILPEDRIVSAASCTTNAITPVLKAVNDKFGIRNGHVETIHSYTNDQNLIDNYHKAPRRGRSAPLNMVISTTGAAKAVSKALPELKGLLTGNAIRVPTPNVSMAIMNLNLKEATDKDGLNDYLRYISLASDMQNQVDYTASNEIVSTDLVGSRYAGVVDSQATIVDEDRAVLYVWYDNEFGYSCQVVRVMHEMAGIYVPTLPMK; encoded by the coding sequence ATGACTTCTCATCTTGAGGAAAAATATCAGACTAGCTGGCAAGAACGTCAAACATTTGCTGAAAATATGCAACCCATTATCGGGCAACTCTTCAGAAATAAAGGCATAGAAGTATCGGTTTATGGTCGCCCCCTGGTAAATGCTTCTGCCATTGATATTATCAAGGCCCACAAATCAGTGGCTTTACATGAAGAAAGCAAATTACGTTTGCGTGAAAGTTTCCCCTTTGTCGAAGCCCTAAGCAAGATGCAGTTATCGCCGGCGCGTATCGATGTCGGTAAGCTGGCTTATCGTTATTTATTTTGTGGCGGTGCCAATGGCCTGTCGATTGAACAATATCTTGAAAAAGAATTAGCCGATATCGTTACCGGCGGCAAAGAGCAGCCGGAACAGGACGTTGTACTGTACGGTTTTGGCCGTATCGGGCGTTTATTGGCCCGTTTATTAATTGAACGTGCCGGCCCAAGTGCCAAGATGAACTTACGTGCCATCGTCATTCGTCCGGGTAAAGAAGATGACCTGGAAAAGCGTGCCAGCCTGTTACGCCGCGATTCGGTACACGGTGCTTTCAACGGCAGCATCACCATAGACAAAGAAAATAATGTTATTAAAGCCAATGGTGCTTTTATTAAAGTTATTTATGCTAAATCGCCTGCGGACATTGATTACACTGAGTACGGCATTAACAATGCTTTAGTGGTTGATAACACCGGGATCTGGAGCGACAGAGAAGGTTTAGGCCAGCACTTGCAATCAAAGGGCGTATCAAAAGTCTTATTGACGGCACCGGCCAAAGATGACATTAAAAATATCGTTTACGGCGTCAACCATGAGATGATCTTGCCGGAAGACCGAATTGTTTCTGCCGCCAGCTGTACCACCAATGCCATTACCCCGGTATTAAAGGCGGTCAATGACAAGTTTGGTATTCGCAACGGCCACGTTGAAACCATTCACTCTTATACCAATGACCAAAACCTGATTGATAACTATCACAAAGCACCAAGACGTGGCCGCAGTGCTCCATTGAATATGGTGATCAGCACCACGGGCGCAGCTAAAGCGGTATCGAAAGCCCTGCCTGAGCTTAAAGGCTTGCTAACCGGTAATGCTATTAGGGTGCCGACCCCGAATGTCTCCATGGCAATCATGAACCTGAATTTGAAAGAAGCCACGGATAAAGACGGCTTAAATGATTACCTGCGTTATATTTCATTGGCTTCGGATATGCAAAACCAGGTGGATTATACCGCCTCTAATGAGATCGTTTCTACCGACCTGGTTGGTTCGCGTTATGCCGGTGTTGTTGACTCTCAGGCCACCATAGTGGATGAAGACCGCGCAGTATTATATGTCTGGTACGACAATGAATTTGGTTACAGCTGCCAGGTTGTGCGTGTAATGCATGAAATGGCCGGTATTTATGTACCGACGTTACCGATGAAATAA
- a CDS encoding DUF2989 domain-containing protein has product MKLHLIAAISALALSACDKGPNLAQVCDSHPLICQEFKEDNWCKKERTQTIFAGADLQDSPSDQYKYNLLIAYESYAECVSFASQIEHIKLKEKKTRRIDNYIKAKEKIEQLSQETASSEHPQLLYFHWTRYLNERSLEKFLRLEGSPELETPASQLNLATYYAKRDPDKTLDLLFHALELYQAGDVIDSEIFKSLTTIFTDKKEYKQAYIWLKIMRLYDPEDTDLTEKSLKNYQEAFQLDSDFLDQVADTTLDKIKAGQFHSPNLKG; this is encoded by the coding sequence ATGAAATTACACCTAATAGCTGCAATTAGCGCTTTGGCCTTATCAGCCTGTGATAAAGGTCCTAATTTAGCTCAAGTATGTGATTCCCACCCCTTGATTTGTCAGGAGTTTAAGGAAGATAACTGGTGTAAAAAGGAACGCACCCAAACAATTTTTGCCGGTGCAGATTTACAGGATAGTCCCAGCGATCAATATAAATATAATTTATTAATCGCCTATGAAAGCTACGCCGAGTGCGTCAGTTTTGCTTCGCAAATCGAGCATATCAAGTTAAAAGAAAAGAAAACCCGCAGAATTGACAATTACATCAAGGCCAAAGAAAAAATTGAACAGCTCTCTCAGGAAACAGCCTCTTCAGAGCATCCCCAACTGTTGTACTTTCACTGGACCCGCTATTTAAACGAGCGTTCACTGGAGAAATTCCTCAGACTCGAAGGCTCTCCTGAGCTGGAAACACCGGCATCACAATTAAATTTGGCCACTTATTACGCCAAACGCGATCCCGACAAAACCCTGGATCTATTATTCCATGCCCTGGAGTTATACCAGGCGGGAGATGTGATCGACAGTGAAATATTCAAATCCCTGACCACGATTTTCACCGATAAAAAAGAATATAAGCAGGCGTATATCTGGCTGAAGATCATGAGGCTCTATGATCCGGAAGATACCGATTTAACGGAGAAGTCGCTGAAAAATTATCAGGAGGCATTCCAGCTCGACAGCGATTTTCTCGACCAGGTAGCCGATACCACCTTAGATAAGATTAAAGCCGGGCAGTTTCACTCCCCCAACCTCAAGGGCTGA
- the gndA gene encoding NADP-dependent phosphogluconate dehydrogenase: MTRDTVLCDIGFIGLGVMGKNLVLNLADNGYKIAAFDLSSEKVNDVILQDQQENNSDNPRVHGCSSYTELLSQLKPPHLIVLSVPAGAPVDQVCENLIGAGIGADDIVIDTGNSLWMDTVAREQKYKNNFILFSSAVSGGEVGARFGPALMPSGSAYAWTRIKPIWEAISAKVDPQTGKPLERSKPGEVINHGDPCAAYIGPAGAGHYVKMVHNGIEYADMQIIGEAYHILRSGLGLSTDDIADIFEKWHQGPLDSYLMEITVEVLRQKSSDTGTSLVDLILDKAGQKGTGLWTAVSSLEVGCPAPTIAQAVYARSISSFKDFRVQAAQKLSGPQTQSFSEAEQTAFIERLHDAIYSAKICVYAQGFQLMKLAAKEHNWNLNFASIAKIWRAGCIIRAVFLQPITEAFERNEELDNLLLDDFFARQLNEHQGNWRKSVADATLLGIPVGALSSALSYYDSMRAEVLPANLLQGQRDFFGAHTFERVDKPAGKKYHVQWSSSERKTVEIPPVQK, translated from the coding sequence ATGACACGAGATACGGTTTTGTGTGACATAGGCTTTATCGGCCTGGGCGTAATGGGTAAGAACCTGGTCCTTAACCTGGCAGATAACGGCTATAAAATTGCGGCGTTTGATTTAAGCAGCGAAAAAGTAAATGATGTTATTTTACAGGATCAGCAAGAAAATAACTCAGATAATCCCCGGGTTCATGGCTGCTCTTCCTATACCGAACTTCTTTCCCAGTTAAAACCTCCCCACCTTATTGTCTTATCCGTTCCCGCCGGCGCTCCAGTTGACCAAGTATGTGAAAACCTGATCGGTGCAGGCATAGGCGCGGATGATATCGTGATCGATACCGGCAACAGCTTATGGATGGATACCGTTGCCCGTGAGCAAAAGTATAAAAATAACTTTATTCTGTTTTCGTCGGCGGTTTCCGGCGGGGAAGTAGGCGCGCGTTTCGGACCGGCGTTAATGCCGAGCGGCTCTGCCTATGCCTGGACCCGGATAAAACCTATCTGGGAAGCGATTTCAGCGAAAGTAGACCCGCAAACCGGTAAACCGCTGGAACGTTCCAAGCCCGGTGAAGTGATCAATCACGGCGACCCTTGTGCTGCCTATATCGGGCCGGCCGGTGCCGGACATTATGTGAAAATGGTTCACAACGGCATTGAATATGCCGATATGCAGATCATCGGCGAAGCCTATCATATCCTGCGCTCCGGCTTGGGATTATCTACCGATGATATTGCCGATATTTTCGAAAAATGGCACCAAGGTCCCCTGGACAGCTACCTGATGGAAATCACGGTGGAAGTCTTGCGTCAGAAGTCTTCTGATACCGGCACTTCCCTGGTTGATCTTATTCTGGACAAGGCCGGACAAAAGGGAACCGGTTTATGGACTGCAGTCAGCAGCCTTGAAGTGGGTTGTCCGGCACCGACCATAGCCCAGGCGGTTTATGCCCGTTCGATTTCTTCTTTTAAAGATTTTCGCGTTCAAGCGGCGCAGAAGTTATCTGGGCCACAAACTCAGAGTTTTAGTGAAGCAGAGCAAACGGCCTTTATCGAGCGCTTGCATGATGCCATTTACAGCGCAAAAATTTGTGTTTATGCCCAAGGCTTCCAGTTAATGAAACTGGCGGCTAAAGAGCATAACTGGAACCTGAATTTTGCCAGTATCGCCAAAATATGGCGGGCCGGCTGCATTATCCGCGCTGTATTCCTACAGCCGATCACTGAAGCGTTCGAGCGCAATGAAGAGTTGGATAACTTGCTGCTGGATGATTTCTTTGCCAGGCAGCTAAATGAGCACCAGGGTAACTGGCGAAAATCTGTAGCGGATGCGACTTTACTCGGTATTCCTGTCGGTGCTTTGTCTTCAGCATTATCATATTACGATTCGATGCGCGCTGAAGTCTTGCCGGCGAACTTATTACAGGGACAAAGGGATTTCTTCGGCGCCCATACCTTTGAGCGGGTAGATAAGCCAGCAGGGAAAAAATACCATGTGCAGTGGTCTTCCTCCGAGCGTAAAACCGTGGAAATACCGCCGGTGCAAAAATAA
- the gap gene encoding type I glyceraldehyde-3-phosphate dehydrogenase, translating into MTIKVGINGFGRIGRFVFRAAALRNDIEVVGINDLIDVDYMAYMLKYDSTHGRFNGTVEVVDGNLVVNGKTVRVTAERDPAALKWNEINAEVVVESTGLFLTDEAARKHIEAGAKKVVMSAPSKDDTPMFVCGVNLDSYQGEDIVSNASCTTNCLAPIAKVLNDNWGISDGLMTTVHATTATQKTVDSPSAKDWRGGRGAGQNIIPSSTGAAKAVGKVIPELNGKLTGMAFRVPTPNVSVVDLTVNLKKPASYQEICDAMEKASLGELKGILGYTEDQVVSNDFVGETCTSYFDAKAGIALTDSFVKLVSWYDNEIGYSNKVLDLVSYIASYEQAVLKSA; encoded by the coding sequence ATGACTATTAAAGTAGGCATCAATGGTTTTGGCCGCATAGGTCGTTTTGTCTTCAGAGCAGCAGCATTACGTAATGATATTGAAGTTGTTGGTATCAATGATTTAATTGATGTCGATTATATGGCGTATATGTTGAAATACGATTCAACCCATGGTCGCTTTAATGGCACGGTAGAAGTGGTTGACGGCAATCTGGTGGTTAACGGTAAAACCGTCAGGGTCACCGCCGAGCGCGATCCTGCCGCCTTGAAGTGGAACGAGATCAATGCCGAAGTCGTGGTTGAATCTACCGGACTTTTCCTTACCGATGAAGCAGCCCGTAAGCACATCGAAGCCGGCGCCAAGAAAGTGGTGATGTCTGCCCCGTCCAAAGATGATACGCCCATGTTTGTATGTGGTGTTAACCTCGATAGCTACCAGGGTGAAGACATTGTTTCCAATGCTTCCTGTACCACCAACTGTTTAGCGCCCATTGCCAAAGTATTAAATGATAACTGGGGCATCAGTGACGGCCTGATGACCACAGTACACGCCACCACAGCCACACAAAAAACCGTCGACAGCCCTTCGGCTAAAGACTGGCGCGGCGGCCGCGGTGCAGGCCAGAATATTATTCCTTCTTCAACCGGCGCAGCCAAAGCCGTAGGTAAGGTTATTCCTGAACTTAACGGTAAACTTACCGGTATGGCGTTTAGGGTTCCTACCCCGAATGTTTCTGTGGTTGATTTAACCGTCAACCTGAAAAAGCCGGCCAGCTACCAGGAAATCTGCGATGCCATGGAAAAAGCTTCCCTGGGCGAGCTCAAAGGCATATTAGGCTACACCGAAGATCAGGTGGTTTCCAATGATTTTGTTGGCGAAACCTGTACCTCTTACTTTGATGCCAAAGCCGGTATCGCCTTAACCGACAGCTTTGTCAAACTGGTTTCCTGGTATGATAATGAAATCGGTTATTCCAACAAGGTACTGGATCTGGTGTCTTATATTGCCAGTTACGAGCAAGCGGTACTAAAGTCGGCTTAA
- a CDS encoding bifunctional 4-hydroxy-2-oxoglutarate aldolase/2-dehydro-3-deoxy-phosphogluconate aldolase, with amino-acid sequence MTVSKNWQISPKELFAMGPIVPVLVIKNVEDAVPIAKALLASGIKVLEVTLRTPSALEVIRTIAKELPEAVVGAGTVTNREMLQRCADAGAKFAISPGLTKDLLKAGNEGDIALIPGISSISEMMDAIDLGYDHLKFFPAEASGGVKAIQSIGGPFPDIRFCPTGGINPSNVRDYLALPNVACCGGSWLVTDDIVKQKNWAAITDLATQALNHVK; translated from the coding sequence ATGACGGTATCAAAAAACTGGCAAATATCGCCAAAAGAGCTTTTTGCCATGGGCCCTATAGTGCCTGTGCTTGTGATCAAAAATGTAGAAGATGCCGTGCCTATCGCTAAGGCCCTGCTGGCCTCCGGTATTAAAGTGCTGGAAGTGACTTTGCGGACGCCGTCGGCACTTGAGGTGATCAGAACTATCGCTAAAGAATTGCCGGAAGCGGTTGTTGGTGCGGGAACGGTTACCAACCGTGAGATGTTGCAGCGCTGCGCCGACGCCGGTGCCAAGTTTGCTATCAGTCCGGGACTGACCAAAGACCTGTTAAAAGCGGGTAATGAAGGAGATATCGCATTGATTCCCGGTATTTCTTCGATTTCTGAAATGATGGATGCGATTGATTTAGGTTATGATCACCTGAAATTCTTCCCGGCAGAAGCTTCGGGCGGGGTTAAAGCGATACAGTCTATCGGCGGTCCTTTCCCGGATATCCGTTTTTGTCCCACCGGCGGCATTAACCCGAGTAATGTCCGTGATTATCTGGCCTTGCCTAATGTTGCCTGTTGCGGCGGCTCCTGGCTGGTTACCGATGATATCGTCAAGCAAAAGAATTGGGCGGCGATCACAGATCTCGCCACTCAGGCGCTTAATCATGTAAAATAA
- a CDS encoding glucokinase: MSEAMVNVVADIGGTNIRLGISDQQGNISELEVFQCNDFASLADVLKHYFSEKSISGKSVNACLAIACPVENDLISMTNLPWEFSKSALKATLKLNKLLLINDYTAIAHAVPFLSDEQKVNIGDGKAVADKPIAICGPGTGLGVAHVVPANGHWLSLGGEGGHVDFAPVDEDETRILSYLLSKYPRVSYEQVLSGLGLEQIYQALMFDKGQAPEPYSAKDISERALNESCDMCQQALAQFCKILGSFAGNLALTMAAFGGVYIAGGIVPRFIEYFKSSEFRSRFEAKGRFVEFNKTIPTFVITESQPGIIGASAYLRQHNTEEL; this comes from the coding sequence ATGAGTGAAGCTATGGTTAATGTGGTCGCCGATATCGGCGGCACCAATATTCGCCTCGGCATCAGTGATCAGCAGGGCAATATCAGTGAGCTGGAAGTGTTCCAGTGCAACGATTTTGCCAGTCTGGCGGATGTGCTTAAGCATTATTTCAGTGAAAAGAGCATTAGCGGTAAATCAGTTAATGCCTGTCTGGCGATTGCCTGTCCGGTGGAAAACGATCTGATTTCAATGACTAATCTGCCCTGGGAGTTTTCCAAATCTGCGCTTAAAGCAACGTTAAAACTCAATAAGTTATTATTGATAAATGATTATACCGCCATTGCCCATGCGGTGCCGTTTTTAAGCGATGAGCAAAAAGTGAACATTGGCGACGGCAAGGCAGTTGCAGATAAACCCATTGCCATTTGTGGTCCGGGCACCGGCTTGGGAGTCGCCCATGTGGTGCCTGCCAATGGCCATTGGCTTAGCCTGGGCGGCGAGGGCGGCCATGTCGATTTTGCCCCTGTGGATGAAGATGAAACACGCATTTTATCTTATCTGTTGTCTAAATATCCTAGGGTATCTTATGAGCAGGTGTTATCCGGCTTAGGCTTGGAGCAGATTTACCAGGCATTGATGTTTGATAAAGGGCAAGCCCCCGAGCCTTATAGTGCCAAGGACATCAGTGAAAGGGCATTAAATGAAAGCTGTGACATGTGCCAGCAAGCCCTGGCGCAGTTTTGTAAGATTTTAGGCAGTTTTGCCGGCAACCTGGCACTGACCATGGCTGCTTTTGGCGGGGTGTATATCGCCGGCGGTATCGTGCCGCGTTTTATAGAATATTTTAAAAGTAGTGAATTTAGAAGTCGCTTTGAAGCCAAAGGACGTTTTGTCGAATTTAACAAAACCATCCCGACCTTTGTGATCACCGAATCACAGCCGGGCATTATCGGCGCTTCAGCTTATCTTCGCCAACACAATACAGAGGAATTATGA